The following is a genomic window from Nicotiana tabacum cultivar K326 chromosome 3, ASM71507v2, whole genome shotgun sequence.
AATCTTCTcgtcttattttttctttcttatatccTTCTCTTACATGCTCTGCATTTTCACTATTGAGCTCTGTAACTCAACTCACAGACTTCTTGACAAATACATAActcttttacactctttctctaGGATACTATTGTGGGAGATGATTGCTTGAAGTTGCGGCATCAGTTGGATATATCTTATCCTGTCAACAATGGAATTGTGCAAAACTGGGATGATATGGGGCATGTGTGGGATCATGCATTTTTCAACGAACTGAAGGTAGCTTTCTCTACTGTTAGCTTTCCCTGTGAAGATCTTTTATCAGTTTAACTTTTGCCTGCTAATTTTTTTGTACAATACTTGGCATATGGCTAGTTCATGATTAACTGAAAAAGCTTTCATTTCATTCTGCTGTTGAAGGTAGATCCGACAGAATGCAAAATTCTGCTGACAGATCCACCTCTCAATCCTTCGAAAAATCGTGAAAAGATGGTTTGTATTCATGCTACAGAATACATTCCCTTTTTGTATTGCCTCAAAGATTTCTAAATAATACTCAGAATATACTTGAATTATAGGTAGAAACTATGTTTGAGAAGTACAACTTTGCCGGGGTCTTCATCCAAATTCAAGCTGTTCTAACACTGTATGCTCAAGGTACCATTATACATTAGGCGAAAAGTTTTATATATGAGTTCTTGGGCATAAATCATGTTTTTTGTTATTGTGAGAAGGACCACCATGAGTCCAGATATTGCAATTTTTGTCGGGTAAATACTTATTTTTGTTACAAGAATGGGtttaattagatattttgctTTTATTTTGGTTATATGTGATGGATTTTCTCATCATTGCTGTTCTAAAATATATGCAGGTTTGTTGACTGGGCTAGTCATAGACTCTGGTGATGGAGTTACGCATGTTGTAAGTTTTTCCATTATCATAGCTGCTTTACGATCTCCGATAGTCTTGGTTCCGTATTGATTTTGCCCAATATAGAGCTGTTTTTCTGCATCAGAGGAGTCCATTTATGTTTCCCTGACTAAATAAGATTGCCCGTTGCAGCTTCTGGTCAATGTGGTCATAAACACAGCGTTTAATTCACCTATTTTTTCGTTTGATAGCACATAATTGTATTTTGCCATGAACAGTGGGATACTTTTCTTCCGTATGTTATCAGAAAGTTCTTTGATGCAGGTTCCTGTTGTTGATGGATACTCATTCCCTCACCTCACAAAAAGAATGAATGTAGCGGGGCGCCATATAACTTCTTATCTGGTTGATTTGCTACTTCGAAGAGGGTAATTGCCAACACATTTGAAATAAGCTGTGGTAATTCATGCTATATTTGATTAGTTTACACCATTACTGGAGTTCTGATGGCCAGTCAATTTTTGAAGGTATGCAATGAATAAGAGTGCTGATTTTGAGACCGTCAGGGATATTAAAGAAAAGCTGTGCTACATTAGGTAAAATAACTTTTGTCATAATTTAATTCCTTTACAACTTCTTCTGGGGAGTAATGGTATTTGCTGTACTGCAGTTATGATTACAAGAGAGAATATCAGTTAGGGCTTGAGACTACTATTCTTGTTAAGAATTATACTGTGAGTAGGCTCCATCCATAATAAGCTCTTAATTGGAAAAATAAATTtactattattttaatttttctacTACCTTGAATCTTCAATCAGGTATGGTACCTTGCTCTTGGATAtaaaaatcttcatgtttccataAGAAACTTAGTCATTCAGTGACCCATATTTTTTCACAGCTTCCAGATGGGAGGGTACTTAAAGTTGGCACAGAGAGGTTCCAGGCACCTGAGGCTCTTTTTACTCCAGTAAGCATGCATTCCCATTTGTTTTCCTCTTTCAAAATCCATGAACATACCTTTTCATAAACATGCACGGGCTTTGCTGGTTCCCCATAGTGGGGAAGAGTAAATGCTGTTCACATTTTCCCCCAGAGAAAGCTAATCCTGTATAATGCCAGATGCTATGTGACACTTGTTACCTAATCAATGACCATCTTTTGTCTTGACAACTTTTTAAATTGATGGATCTTCTGTTATTGTTAAACTAGTTTGACCTTTCAACCTTCTAACAGGAAAGCAAAAAATAGATTATCATCTTCAAATCGATTTGTTTCAAATAAAGTGTTAAGGAAGTCCTTAAGACAAACTGAAGCAACATTGTAACTGCATGGTTTAAAATGTTATTCCATGCTTCTCCGGAACTCTAATTGATGGGTTGATGTATGTGGAAGGAAGCTAAATATTATTTTCATTATCCATTTTAGGATCTTATTGATGTTGAAGGTGATGGCATGGCAGACATGGTATTTCGTTGCATCCAGGAGATGGATATTGATAACAGGATGATGGTACTTCAAATTTGAATTTTGCTGTATTCCTTGCCCGTAGTGTTGTTGTTTGCCTTCCATCTTATTGTTAATATAATAATCATTACTTTGAAACTTTTTGCAGCTCTACCAACATATTGTTTTGAGTGGCGGAAGTACTATGTATCCTGGCTTACCTAGTCGGTAACTTGCTCAAATACTCTTTCTTATGACAGAGCTTTGAGAACTTAGCTGCCGAGTAATGCAATTGTGCATGACTGATTCTAAATGCTACATTATCATCACACTTTTCTAGGAACTTTTAACTAGTGTGAATGCTTTCTTTGAATTTATGAACCGTAGTATATCCTTGAATTTTCTCTGAGACTAATGTTTGATCAATCTCTCTGGCAGAGATTTTGAACTATGTAACTGTTTTGTTGTATGACTTTGATAACTCTCTTGATGTGCGGTATCAAAATTTGCTCAGTCCTCCCCTGCCGTAGAAAGAATTTATCTCTCTTTGTGATCTCTTTgtgatttatttccttaaactctACTTTTGCAATTATGACAGCCCTCTGTTTCCTGAGGGAATAAAAGGAATGAACTCTTTCTTGCCGCACCTCCACccagactctctctctctctctcttatttaATTACACTTgtatttgtattttcttctttcaaacaCTGACAGCCTTGAGAAAGAAATTTTGGACCGCTATCTTGATGTTGTTTTGAAGGGGAACAAAGATGGTTTGAAGGTACAGTTgcctcttttttattatttttgccaTTTCTTGAGGTTTTTAGCTTATGGATCAGGCTTATGCGACAAAGTAGCTTTTATTCGAATTGTCTGACCTACAAACCTAATTTGATTATTTGGAACCAATTAGTGTTGAATAAAATTGCATTGATATCTGATCAGAAGGCATGGAAATCATTTTCCCCTTGGAAAAAGCCATAGGGGAAAAGCTTTCATCAAACTAAAGaggcaaaaaaaaaatatatatatagaaaaatagAGACCTGCTGCTTATGACGGTTTCTGGTATAAATTCAAGTCAATCAAAAGATGGAGATATGAAAGTAGTTGGAGCAGGACGAGTAGGGTTTAGCATATTCTAGGAACTTCGATTACATTGGTTACAAGCATATTCTCTCTTCATGTGTTGCTTGGTTTTCGTTGAAattttctatctttattttttgttttatgtcttttctgcaacagaaattgcGCTTACGAATAGAAGATCCACCAAGAAGAAAGCATATGGTGTACCTTGGAGGTGCGGTTCTGGCAGGAATTATGAAGGTATATGATATCTCCTTCTGTCTCTCTAGCCCCATCTCTGTTCCTTCCACTACAATGCATATAAACGAGTATTTAATTTCAGAGAGGAAATTAAAATTAGAAAAGAAAGTAAGTTGGTTGCCTGGGATACAACCTTTTTCAATCTGTACTCTTTTCCATAACTTTCAAGATTTGAGTATCCCACTTCCATCTTCAATTGAATTAGGGGTCGAAAATGTTGGATTGTACTATCTTGATGTGACACATTCGTGGCAATCATCAACTTCAGCCGCAAGTAAAATGCGTTTTTTGCATTTGGCCCCAATCCATCTCTTTTTTATTACACATTTTGTGCAATTGATGAAATCATCTGTGTATGAAAGATACTCCGGTGGCTGAATGCAACTGAATAATCCACTCACCACAGCAGGTTAAGAAATTTTTATGTGGCAGCGAAAATATTTACTGTATATTTTGCTGAAATGATGATGAAAGAGCATATCATTTGGCAAAAAGTAAACGAGGTTATCTTCTTATTGAGTCCAAACAAATCATTGTGGCTGGTATATTTCATGTCTGTAAACGGTTCATGCTGTCCTTCTATTCTAGTCAGGATCCTCCTTCATTTTCAAATCATCTATAGAATGGCATTCGTCTCTCTTTGAGCATTATTGTTTTTTTCTCATAATgtcaaaaagaaaatagtttcaCTGAGTCAATATGCACCGTAATTGAAGAGCATTTAATTGAAAGAAACATTATGATGTGAAATGAAATATTGAATTATCGAATAATTTCTGCAGGATGCCCCTGAGTTTTGGATCAATAGACAAGATTATTTAGAAGAGGGAGTTGCTTGCTTAAGCAAGTGTGGCCAGGCATGATTTTTACACGTCCATCACTTGTTTAAGCTTTATCTTTCCAAAGAAAAGCTTGGAATTTACAGATCAAGGCACGCTGAAAATTGGTTGACGTATCAAGGTCGCAATGACTGGCATTCAATGAAGAAGCTCTTATACTGTATTTACCTCCAAAATTCTCTAGAATTAACTGGAAAAAATGTCATATTTGAATGTTTTTACTGCATCTGCAGTTTATCTGAGTTGAGCGGGGGATTCTTTAAGGCTTGAATTTGTACAGTCGATATTGAAATactacaacagcaacaacaacgacccagtattatcccacaagtggggtctggggagggtaatatgtacgcagaccttacccctaccccgaagggtagagagactgtttctaggagaccctcagctcaaaaaGGTAataggagccgatatattagtaccataaaaatgcataataaataacagcaatataagggatatgaaatacaaaatacgaaatacgaaatacgaaatacgataTTGAAATAAAAGATTGCTAATTGGAGCCACTTTTGATTCCCTGCTGACCCCTTTTGTGTGAAGTTCATTAAATGTGAGCAGAAACATAAGCAGCTCATCGTGTAATCTGGTGTGGGCAGAAGAGATTGTGAACTAATTCTCTAATGCGTTGCAGGTTGAGGTACAATTGTTGTTTGTCGATCTGTCATTGTTAACTTCCTTTCCAGATATTCGCTTTATATTCCTTCTTGTAGCATGTGGAGAAGGGCACTATTTGTGTTTCGAACACTTATTAAGTCAATCTTAAATTTGTAATGGCATGGCTGAAGACCTGTTGGTTACATTACGTAATGATATTAGATGGAATATAAATTGGAAAGTCTCTTGTAGCTAAGACAAAGTAATCTTTCTGCCATGTCTGAGCTTGTAACTTTGTTCTCTTTTTGCAGTTGATGTAGTTGCAGTATTATTTCGCCTGTTACATCTGCAAAGAAAAAATTTCATGTTTTGTTTCGTCATAATAGTGCATAATGATAAACATTTATCTTGCTGACAGCTAGCACCTGTGCTCTGCTGTTGATATCAGGTTAGAGAGTTGTCATTCGACTAAAAGATAAAATGAGATTCTCATGTCCAAAGAGGTACACAACACAAAGATAaccttctttctctttcttgTACATAAAAGAGAAAACAGATTGATTAACCAGCTAACAACAGCAATACTTAATGCCTGTGTTTAATACATTTCCTTGTATTCACATGCATAGTGTGATGCAAGAATTTGATTACCAGAAATTGAGGACGAGGCACATGATTAATGGAAATATAAGGGAGACAAATGAATTATACATATTATTCCCTATAAACGGGAAATTGGAAAGTGAAAGACAAGGAGAAGACATATATGTTGAAACTCTGTTGTTGGGGCTTCTAATTCCCACAAAGAGCAACATTTCTCTTAGAAGGTTTGAAATTCAAAGCAGTGAGACTGTAGATGCACATATTTGCTTGTTTCGATTTGATGGTAATCTCATCAGTAGTGGTTCTTGTAGAGCCAGGTACATTAcaggaagaagatgaagttccaaTAAGGCTAGCTCTGCAGGAATTGCCAATTGCTTTCTCTGCGGCACACTCTATTCCATCCACAGATGGTATCTCCAACCTGTAAACACCATATCTGTTGGTAGTTCTGTTGACGGACACTGATACCAGCTCTGCTGTCCTTGCTGACATTGCTTTGAAGGTGCAGTCTATCTTAACTTCTACACCTGTTCATTGTTTGTTCCAATATCAATGGCATTAACCGATTAATCAACCAATTTTTAGTCCCCTGTCCAAGTTTAAATGTGTTTGGGTTATGACCCGTTTGTTGAGTTGTCCCAAACGGGTTGaaccccaccccccacccccacccccaaacCCCCAAGATGACCTGTCAGCTTATTGGGTCAAATAGTGTAACCTAGCGGGTCAAAATGCAATCCAAACCCAAGCATACAAATTCATATCAAACGTGGAGATAGGGAATTATTTTAATTGGACGAACTTAACttaataatttaagaaaaatacattagCTTTTAAGTTTCTTTTttcaaaagcaaaataaaaaatggaggtAAGTTCATGCTGGTTGGGTTGGGTTATGACCCGTGTTTTGACCCATCTTGATCCGAACGGGTTGAGTCATCACTGCTTAGTGTTTTGACCAGTCGTTTGACACCTCTAACCAAAGGATTATTTTAGGTAGCACTATGCAGAATGAAGTAGTTAagacagaagaagaaaaaatgttATGGATTTGTGAATATGCAAGAATTCCACCAAAATCTTGTATGGAAGACTGTAATACCTGGCATGAAGTAGCTGTGCCTGGAGAAGGAATTATTGGAGCAAATATCACAGTAAACCAAACCCATGACAGTGATCTGGGAATTAGCCACTTTTGCTGCTGATGAAGCCTCAACATCCAAAGGAAATGGTAAACACAACCACAAGAAGCAGCATGAAATCACCAAGAGGAAAactgtagtagtagtagtagtcatGGCAACAGCGCAGACTGACCTGAGACTTTAAGAGTTAAAACTCTGATAGCAACAGATAAAACTACTTATATGTGAATAGCTATCCCCTGCTAGCTCTAAGCTAGTAAAGCTAGTAAATCGAGCAGCTAGCCTATTTTAAAATAAGTTAagaaaacacacacaaaaaaagacTAGCTAATATTGTTGAAAAATTCTATAATAAAAAAAGATGTGAGAGTGGGTGTATGGATAATAAGTACCAACGACAGAAATGAAAAAGAGATCAAAGTTAGAAAGAGGGAGACAAGGATCGGACCTTATTGTATGCACTCTGCAGCAGTTACTAGCTATTCAGAATTCACAAACAAACAAAGCATGTGAACTTTCTTTGGAAGTTTGTAAGGGTGGATGTGTAGGAAAGAGAGTATGGTAAGAAATAGACAATTTGCATAGAGAAATAAATAGGTCCCCCacctttcattttcttgaattatgTTTGGAATTTATGATGGTCTTGCTTCTTAACGTGATATAAATTAACAAGCCTTCTAGCTGCTTCTTGAACTTCTTGCTAGTTGCTACTGTCTATTTATTATCTCAACtactttttttttctctgttATTAATCGTCTGGGCTGAGTGAAGGATTGTTTCTACTGAGAATCATGTGATCATAGATGAAAGAATTAAGCCAAGCATAACTTCACATTTATTGTAAGTAACTTGTACGTTGACCTCTCATCTTTATTTCTTTGTAGATGTATTCATTGTTGTAGAGAAATGGCTTCATTGCACTTAACTTTTGTTACTCGCTTTTCCATCAATTATAGAAACTGCCTGCAGTTGGTTATGTCTAAACAATGACGAACCAATGAAAATACAAGGAGCCGAAACATTTTCAATATTGCAATGAGACCATAACCTTTATTTTAACCACGTATCAAGCTAGTTGTAAGACCGTTTATTGGGTTAGTTACAACTAAGGCTGTAAAATGAAGTTGTTGGGCCGAGTTTGGTGAAACCCATCTACAGATTACTTGGGCTGAGTTAAGTGGGCTAAATAGTGGGGGAAGTGTACGGTTAGCCACTAATTAGAGATGTCTTTACTCTTTAACCACtgtttaaaatgtatttactCTTTAACCAGTGCTTAATAAATTATTACCCAcccggacgaaaatacccctGTGCTAGACATGGGtgttgtataaatattaaggacatgatgtccttaacttcatgaatgttatgtaaatattaagaacaaattgtcttgtatttgcaccttccgttATTAAACTTTAGGGCATCATGTCCTTGACTTCATATGTACAGTGTGAatgttaaggacatcatgtccttaacttcatatatgtagtgtaaatgttaaggacaccatgtcctttaTATTTACACAGCACTCATAAAGAAAGGGTAAAAACGTCTTTTCGTATTAGTTTTAATAGAGTAGTAGCTAATTTTGCTcagcattaaaaatactggataaaaaCTAAATACTATATTAAAAAGTGGCTATCCCACGTCATTTCTACCTAAATAGTGGGTCATGGCGAAACCCGCCTAACTCTTACCGAAACCCGCCTAACTCTTACCaagtttgagttttttttttgttaattaccAAACAAAACTAATATGTAAAACTTTTTCTTTAAGACCAGCAGAGCATTTTACAACTGAGTTGAGGGAGTTGTGCTACTACTAGCCTCCCTAGTGTATCCTGGAAGATAACAAAAGCTACCTTAGATACCATTGGAGGTGAGGTTAATGCATATTGTGTGTGGTAGCAAAAGCTACCTATCATGTTTAATACTATAATTTTTAAACGttgttatttctttttttaaaaataaaaaatggatgGATAAGTAAGAATTATGAAATTACTAGAAAAAGGTATACTATGAATTAAGTTCCTAGAGAATCTCTGCTTAATTCTATATTTGTTCTCCCTTCTTTTCttgctttatttttctttacaGTCACTCCCATTTAGGTGATATAACGGATCAACGATACTTAGTTATTTTGTGATCTCATTTCGTAATTTAGGTAAGTGTATTTATGATTAAGAAATGTGCTGAAGAGATACCTGAGTCATGATGACACAATCTTAATTGGGTCCGAAGAAATTCCTTTGAAAGGGAGATTAGCTTTTGGCGTCTTGTACAGAAACTTGGTCGTGCGGTTTGTatccttttttttccttaaaaataaaaatttagggGACACGTTGATTAGTCTGCTAATAAAACATCATGAAGTTCCTACGAAATGTACGCCTTTAGGTTTAAAATAATTGTAATACTTCTGTATTAACTTATAGTTAGTCTTTAGATGTTAGTATAAACTACTTTATTAATTAGAAAGCAAAATGTTAAATTGATATCTTGGATATTATCTTTCTGATTCTGACTCTGTTTCTgtcaattaaattttttttatgtaaCTAGTCAGATGAAAATTTTACTTATGTATAACTCATCATATATATAAAACAGGTTAAACCTTTTTTTATGAGTTACTTTCACTCACATGCTTCCACTCAATTCTAACACGTGAATGTTTTAGTTACGCAAATTAATCCACATCTCATGATTAATACTGTAAATTTGAACATGTAATATTCTTTTGCGAAGAAAAGATTATAGTGCATATTACGTACCTTTGCTTAGACAAAATCAAGTACTTGGAGTTGTAAAATACAAGTTTAGAACAAATgatttgcatatatatatatatgtaagtgttaccttttttcccttttcccttaTATATGAGGGTCTCGTTTTTGTTTACTTTGCAAGCACTGATTAGAGGTCTTCCGAACGTCTTTCTCTCAAAGTCTTTTCTTTCTTGCGGAGAATTATATTTAATGCCAAAAGAAAATAGATTTAAGCATGGCATGATAAGCTCTCCCTATTCatgaaacaaattaattaagaattacctATATTCTGTAGGATTGCGTATAGGTATTCGTAACACGcggcggaagacaataacaatcctagacagatcttttcgtgtttaaaaatttatttacatgccaataaatcggatctaagacgtacctggtgaagaaagtctcgtttcaaattcttcgatagtgcgaagactctatgcgtatccataCCGAGACCGATCCttactatcaactctttgatcaatgaaatccGTGAACAAATTGAACGAAAATTACTATGCTGAAATTCTTCTCAAAGTTTCAGCCcgaaagtaaaagaagaaaactAATTTTCTTATAAAGAATAGTTCTTGACTTTTTGCGGCACACTTACACGCTTTTTTCACACACCTCATGTTTAGGACTAATAGGTATTTATTATAGTACCAATTAATAATTCATTCCCAAAAGGTTTAGGAAAATTTGAGGCGGTGACCTACTGTAGCACAAGACCAAATTTGGACTTCTCCACAATTTTCCTTTGGAAAACAAATCTCATTCCTAACGAGAATTAACGAGGCACGCAGCAACGACAAActtttccttttgtcttgttgTGCCCACATAGTAttaccaattatatatatataatttgataATTAGTTTATCCAATGGTTAGTCAAGAAATATAATTCAATTtactattccaaatagaaaatcaatttattcacaatattaattatatcctctgtgctagcaaagaatataataatatttcatttggactaataatttaatatatttgactaattaaattctttaatttaattatcaaataataaaataattaatcttttagcaaagatcagaacactcgttagtgtgcgaccccataggttcaatactaagccggtagtaaattgatcacatcaatatactaatcaagggtggcgtttagcaacactccttaacgaccggatagaatgaagtatacaatttactctcaagaaccagtagaagaataatgtagtaattccttccaTCCTTATAGCTCTGAGTCACCCTAGGATAtagttcaactgtcaaatcctaataggcgaccaaccatgtattcatgtcaaatataatcgaccatcgaatgacctaagaaactcatttcttctttcattcaattgccctggccaaggttttgatttggtcgtttataattcttgacaacatggagcttaaactcattaccaagagttgacagattccatcttgatcattcactaattctacaaatatttaatcgtacccaatatcctttcaactatcgccctagggccataggtgtctggtatcaaagcacaataaataacttgtcaattactatgacgatcccATGTCAAAGGAAaatcttacatcacattcttcaagagaatatcctattgacagtttatggtaattctaataattaggaattatccaatgagtcggttcaatgatcatatctctatatgcatcatctatctatgtaatttagttaatggGATAAACTAATCTTTAttccataaagacgatcacataaatattgatctaaccggattactaatgtccaaattaataatcctacgatcaagaacaaatttagattaaattaaaagaaactttactctcattatcatgatctccatcacaatgtcaagtctcaaaatttaatcaaggaccttatcaaattaataaagcaattaataacaatgataaaagaatatcaaatgccatacatattttatatcaaataacgttcacaaaattatgttcaaatcatcaaatatgatattagatttagggcatatctactatatccctaacatatTCGGCCATTTTCATCACATAAAAGAGTACTAATTTCAATTACGTCAAAACTCAATTAGGCCAGCAACTGCTGAAACCGTACAAAGTTGCAAAATGTGGTCATCGAAAAGTTGTAAAATGATTCTTTCTTCCAACGTGTCCCCTAAAagactaagttttttttttaaaaaaaactaaagacTAATTAGCTTGaattttagttttgaaattagtttgaataacgatattttttttttctgggTTAATGATTGGAATCGAGTGTGGGTGGAGAAGTGGTCCACATAAATCATATTTCAGGAAGATATATTAAAATCTGAATTAATTACAATAACTAACAGACAATTGTTCAAAAtattccaaaaagaaaaagggaaaaagccAGAAGCGTAGTTTTTCCATTTGTTACGTCCTGGCTATTGGTCATCACAGAAAACTCTACATCTACCAGCTGACCATTATGATAATTATATTTTCCATGTTTTACACAtctgaaagaaaaagagaaaatgccAATTACTCTTTTATTAATCGTCCTAATTTTCTAGTGTTTCTcttcaatcaattttttttttttaaaaaaaaaagatattagtACAACATTTATGAAACTCAACCAGTTGATAACCGTTTTTACTCtaattttacctcctataacaAACTATTgtaccctatttattataaaccaaaataatttcaaaatattattatttatatctaccttttctattttatagcaaaatatgtatttatttataccTACCATCGAGGAATGCAATACGCCAATTATgttctttctctttcttccttctttctatTAGTAAGATTCTCAATTGTCTCTCTTCTCCATCAAATCAACAGAATTGTCAGCGTCATCATCGTGGTCATCGTCAGAATCGCCGGCATCATCATCCAATATTAGCTCATCCTCTTAGGTGAACAGATCTGGCCATGGCTAATATGGAGGAAGTTTAAGATACACAATAAGATACGAAAATTTGTGATAAATGATTCAAAAGGGACTAAAAAATAAGGAAGTCCAGCTGT
Proteins encoded in this region:
- the LOC107809892 gene encoding uncharacterized protein LOC107809892; translation: MTTTTTTVFLLVISCCFLWLCLPFPLDVEASSAAKVANSQITVMGLVYCDICSNNSFSRHSYFMPGVEVKIDCTFKAMSARTAELVSVSVNRTTNRYGVYRLEIPSVDGIECAAEKAIGNSCRASLIGTSSSSCNVPGSTRTTTDEITIKSKQANMCIYSLTALNFKPSKRNVALCGN
- the LOC107809894 gene encoding actin-related protein 2 — translated: MDSRNVVVCDNGTGYVKCGFAGENFPTSVFPCVVGRPMLRYEESLMEQDLKDTIVGDDCLKLRHQLDISYPVNNGIVQNWDDMGHVWDHAFFNELKVDPTECKILLTDPPLNPSKNREKMVETMFEKYNFAGVFIQIQAVLTLYAQGLLTGLVIDSGDGVTHVVPVVDGYSFPHLTKRMNVAGRHITSYLVDLLLRRGYAMNKSADFETVRDIKEKLCYISYDYKREYQLGLETTILVKNYTLPDGRVLKVGTERFQAPEALFTPDLIDVEGDGMADMVFRCIQEMDIDNRMMLYQHIVLSGGSTMYPGLPSRLEKEILDRYLDVVLKGNKDGLKKLRLRIEDPPRRKHMVYLGGAVLAGIMKDAPEFWINRQDYLEEGVACLSKCGQA